One Triticum dicoccoides isolate Atlit2015 ecotype Zavitan chromosome 5B, WEW_v2.0, whole genome shotgun sequence genomic window carries:
- the LOC119309685 gene encoding uncharacterized protein LOC119309685 — protein MLRRTYVRTRLVVTQTRRICFVSRESLSRSCWAKNKLSRDSSWGASCSAWICSCRSPERQRRRRWTLVAHGAPCVLDGGGDAVPGSAAGSSDSAGGPVSPHVLQLDQGEGGLADGEFSGASCKTFVSGGGDVASGYATPAVVPHNSVQSSGRSGAADSCTTFSSGGLVLPSARVGDETPAVVSSCSVQSLSQSGPASANTTIRVGWKHRYTLIFLSPGANVYFPDRIHTSS, from the exons ATGCTGCGCAGGAC CTATGTACGGACTAGACTGGTGGTGACACAGACTAGGCGCATATGCTTCGTCTCGCGCGAGTCCCTTTCCCGTTCTTGCTGGGCGAAGAACAAGCTGAGCCGCGATAGCAGCTGGGGTGCTTCCTGTTCCGCCTGGATCTGCTCATGCCGATCCCCGGAGCGACAACGCCGGAGGCGTTGGACTCTGG TGGCGCACGGGGCGCCGTGCGTtttggacgggggcggcgacgctgTGCCCGGTTCGGCCGCGGGCTCGTCGGATTCGGCCGGCGGACCGGTCTCGCCGCACGTCCTTCAGTTGGATCAGGGAGAGGGGGGCTTGGCTGATGGCGAGTTTTCCGGGGCGTCCTGCAAGACCTTCGTCTCTGGAGGCGGAGATGTGGCATCAGGATACGCGACTCCTGCCGTCGTCCCGCACAACTCCGTCCAGTCCAGCGGCCGCAGTGGCGCGGCGGATTCGTGCACGACATTCAGTTCTGGGGGCTTGGTCCTGCCGTCGGCACGAGTCGGCGACGAGACGCCGGCCGTCGTCTCGAGCTGCTCCGTGCAGTCCCTAAGTCAAAGCGGCCCGGCTTCGGCTAACACCACCATCCGCGTTGGCTGGAAGCACAGGTACACACTAATTTTTCTGTCGCCTGGGGCAAATGTGTATTTTCCTGATCGCATTCATACGAGCAGCTGA